One Brachyhypopomus gauderio isolate BG-103 chromosome 15, BGAUD_0.2, whole genome shotgun sequence genomic region harbors:
- the ogfrl1 gene encoding opioid growth factor receptor-like protein 1 isoform X1, with protein sequence MGNLMGSLKYKEPSTVEECDSTWETDSENDNHEGEEEEDRFHESTGPSGSGGCSEQLDGFPQFGNMAESSTKMKRSFHAAKDLYEYRHSYPNYKEPRQPNEYRNLRFYLNKIPLVPDGIYVEEILTKWKGDYDKLEHNHTYIQWLFPLREQGLNFYAHELTQDEIKEFLNMREAKRRFLLAYTIMLDFFGIKLLDKNGNVARAENWQERFQHLNESQHNYLRITRILKSLGELGFEAFKPPLVRLLLEEALLEETLPNIRHSALEYFVYTVRARHQRRALLRFARRHYRPPENFIWGPPKRRRLPTGGGSGIRTEVAGTSDRSGGRTLPSAQAIAGGPEEAEGKTVKASRSGAVGRARGDSEEYTETFPV encoded by the exons ATGGGAAATCTGATGGGCAGTCTGAAATACAAAGAGCCAAGCACTGTGGAGGAATGCGACTCGACGTGGGAGACGGACTCGGAGAACGACAATCatgagggagaagaggaagaagaccgCTTCCACGAGTCCACCGGTCCTTCAGGTTCGGGGGGATGTTCCGAACAGTTGGACGGCTTCCCGCAG TTTGGTAACATGGCTGAGTCATCAACAAAGATGAAAAGAAGTTTTCATGCTGCCAAGGACCTGTACGAGTACCGCCACAGTTACCCA AATTACAAAGAGCCTCGGCAGCCAAATGAGTATCGCAATCTGAGGTTCTATTTGAATAAGATTCCTCTGGTCCCagatg GAATCTACGTTGAAGAGATCCTCACCAAATGGAAGGGCGACTATGACAAGCTTGAGCACAACCACACCTACATTCAGTG gCTCTTTCCACTTAGAGAACAAGGCCTCAATTTCTATGCCCATGAACTCACTCAGGATGAGATCAAG GAATTCCTGAACATGCGTGAGGCTAAGCGTCGCTTCTTGCTGGCGTACACCATCATGTTGGACTTCTTCGGGATTAAGCTCCTGGATAAGAACGGGAACGTGGCCCGTGCTGAGAACTGGCAGGAGCGCTTCCAGCACCTGAACGA GTCTCAGCACAACTACCTGCGGATCACGCGGATCCTGAAGAGCCTGGGTGAGCTGGGCTTCGAGGCCTTCAAACCCCCGCTGGTGCGTCTGCTGCTGGAGGAGGCCCTTCTGGAGGAGACGCTGCCCAACATACGCCACAGCGCGCTGGAGTACTTCGTCTACACGGTGCGGGCGCGACACCAGAGACGCGCCCTCCTGCGCTTCGCCCGCCGCCACTACCGGCCCCCCGAGAACTTCATCTGGGGCCCCCCCAAGCGGAGGCGCCTTCCCACGGGTGGGGGGAGCGGGATCAGGACGGAGGTGGCGGGGACGAGCGACCGCAGCGGGGGCCGAACCCTGCCCTCCGCGCAGGCGATTGCGGGCGGCCCCGAGGAGGCGGAGGGGAAGACGGTGAAGGCGTCCAGGAGTGGTGCGGTGGGTCGGGCGAGGGGAGACTCGGAGGAATACACCGAAACGTTTCCTGTGTAA
- the ogfrl1 gene encoding opioid growth factor receptor-like protein 1 isoform X2 encodes MAESSTKMKRSFHAAKDLYEYRHSYPNYKEPRQPNEYRNLRFYLNKIPLVPDGIYVEEILTKWKGDYDKLEHNHTYIQWLFPLREQGLNFYAHELTQDEIKEFLNMREAKRRFLLAYTIMLDFFGIKLLDKNGNVARAENWQERFQHLNESQHNYLRITRILKSLGELGFEAFKPPLVRLLLEEALLEETLPNIRHSALEYFVYTVRARHQRRALLRFARRHYRPPENFIWGPPKRRRLPTGGGSGIRTEVAGTSDRSGGRTLPSAQAIAGGPEEAEGKTVKASRSGAVGRARGDSEEYTETFPV; translated from the exons ATGGCTGAGTCATCAACAAAGATGAAAAGAAGTTTTCATGCTGCCAAGGACCTGTACGAGTACCGCCACAGTTACCCA AATTACAAAGAGCCTCGGCAGCCAAATGAGTATCGCAATCTGAGGTTCTATTTGAATAAGATTCCTCTGGTCCCagatg GAATCTACGTTGAAGAGATCCTCACCAAATGGAAGGGCGACTATGACAAGCTTGAGCACAACCACACCTACATTCAGTG gCTCTTTCCACTTAGAGAACAAGGCCTCAATTTCTATGCCCATGAACTCACTCAGGATGAGATCAAG GAATTCCTGAACATGCGTGAGGCTAAGCGTCGCTTCTTGCTGGCGTACACCATCATGTTGGACTTCTTCGGGATTAAGCTCCTGGATAAGAACGGGAACGTGGCCCGTGCTGAGAACTGGCAGGAGCGCTTCCAGCACCTGAACGA GTCTCAGCACAACTACCTGCGGATCACGCGGATCCTGAAGAGCCTGGGTGAGCTGGGCTTCGAGGCCTTCAAACCCCCGCTGGTGCGTCTGCTGCTGGAGGAGGCCCTTCTGGAGGAGACGCTGCCCAACATACGCCACAGCGCGCTGGAGTACTTCGTCTACACGGTGCGGGCGCGACACCAGAGACGCGCCCTCCTGCGCTTCGCCCGCCGCCACTACCGGCCCCCCGAGAACTTCATCTGGGGCCCCCCCAAGCGGAGGCGCCTTCCCACGGGTGGGGGGAGCGGGATCAGGACGGAGGTGGCGGGGACGAGCGACCGCAGCGGGGGCCGAACCCTGCCCTCCGCGCAGGCGATTGCGGGCGGCCCCGAGGAGGCGGAGGGGAAGACGGTGAAGGCGTCCAGGAGTGGTGCGGTGGGTCGGGCGAGGGGAGACTCGGAGGAATACACCGAAACGTTTCCTGTGTAA